In Rhodothermus profundi, the following are encoded in one genomic region:
- the fabG gene encoding 3-oxoacyl-[acyl-carrier-protein] reductase, with product MTFDFSGQSVLVTGGTRGIGRAIVEAFAQAGARVAFTYRSAGHVAEALRAQLAQNGTDVLDFQADAADFEAAGRVVAAVLEAWGRIDVLVNNAGITRDNLLLRMSEADWDAVLAANLKSVFNFCKQVYRPMMRQRSGRIINISSVVGVVGNPGQTNYAASKAGIIGFSKSLARELGSRGITVNVVAPGYIETDMTAALPEQAREAMLRSIPLGRPGTPEDVAQAVLFLASPAARYITGQVLHVDGGMAM from the coding sequence ATGACATTTGACTTTTCCGGGCAATCCGTGCTGGTTACGGGCGGCACGCGCGGCATTGGCCGTGCTATCGTGGAGGCTTTTGCGCAGGCAGGAGCGCGCGTTGCTTTCACCTATCGCAGCGCCGGGCACGTAGCGGAGGCGCTTAGAGCACAGCTTGCGCAAAACGGTACCGACGTGCTGGATTTCCAGGCCGACGCTGCCGACTTTGAGGCCGCTGGACGCGTGGTGGCCGCTGTGCTGGAGGCATGGGGCCGAATTGATGTGCTTGTAAACAACGCAGGCATCACGCGCGACAACCTCCTGCTCCGCATGAGTGAGGCCGATTGGGATGCGGTGCTGGCAGCTAACCTGAAAAGCGTGTTCAACTTCTGCAAGCAGGTCTACCGCCCCATGATGCGCCAGCGTAGCGGCCGCATCATCAACATCTCATCCGTAGTCGGCGTTGTCGGTAATCCTGGCCAGACGAACTATGCAGCTTCTAAAGCGGGCATTATAGGCTTTTCGAAAAGTCTGGCGCGGGAGCTCGGGAGTCGGGGCATTACGGTGAACGTGGTGGCGCCCGGCTATATTGAGACCGATATGACGGCTGCTCTGCCCGAGCAGGCCCGGGAGGCTATGCTGCGCAGTATTCCACTGGGGCGGCCGGGCACACCTGAAGATGTGGCGCAGGCCGTGCTGTTTCTGGCCTCGCCAGCCGCCCGCTACATTACGGGACAGGTGCTGCACGTGGACGGCGGAATGGCCATGTAA
- the dnaA gene encoding chromosomal replication initiator protein DnaA, producing the protein MERTPEAVWQACLEIIRDNVNRQSYKTWFEPIKPVSLTEEEDQVKLTVELPSRFYYEWLEEHYYSLLRKTITKVLGPKGRLFYKIVIEKEDPQSGFEGLSVKMPAHPPETAPPPPPRPRPTATPPPASESSVENTEQEPPVPANPFAIPGIIRKIQVDSQLDPKYTFERFIEGDCNRLARSAALAIAQQPGATSFNPFLVYGGVGLGKTHLIQAIGNYARQHHTAETIRYVSSEQFTNEFVQAIQHNRINEFSLFYRHIDLLIVDDIQFFGGKEKTQEEFFHIFNALHQGGKQIVLSADRPPRDIPGIEERLLSRFQWGLMADVQPPDLETRIAILRRKAEDEGIALSDDVIEFIAHHVKSNFRELEGALLRLVAHAAYHRREIDLALAREALRDLIKENRVTLTIEQIQQIVCEYFDVDPDLVRSKTRKREIVQARQVAMYFCKQFTQHSLKSIGLHFGGRDHSTVIHACQSVENLMETDPKFREIIEELRHKISLYSR; encoded by the coding sequence ATGGAACGAACACCGGAGGCGGTCTGGCAGGCCTGTCTTGAGATCATCCGGGACAACGTCAATCGACAGAGTTATAAAACCTGGTTTGAGCCGATCAAGCCGGTCAGCCTGACCGAAGAAGAGGATCAGGTCAAGTTGACCGTTGAACTGCCAAGCCGCTTCTACTACGAGTGGCTGGAAGAGCACTACTATAGCCTGCTGCGGAAAACCATCACAAAAGTCCTGGGCCCGAAGGGTCGGCTTTTCTATAAGATTGTTATTGAGAAAGAAGATCCGCAGAGTGGCTTTGAAGGCCTCTCCGTTAAGATGCCCGCACATCCTCCGGAGACAGCGCCCCCCCCGCCTCCGCGCCCGCGCCCGACGGCCACCCCTCCTCCGGCTTCCGAGTCTTCTGTAGAAAACACCGAACAGGAACCGCCGGTACCGGCCAATCCGTTTGCCATTCCCGGGATTATTCGCAAAATCCAGGTTGACAGCCAGTTAGATCCAAAGTATACCTTCGAACGCTTCATCGAAGGAGACTGCAACCGTCTGGCCCGTAGCGCGGCGCTGGCCATTGCCCAACAGCCAGGTGCCACGAGCTTCAATCCATTTCTGGTCTATGGAGGCGTCGGGCTGGGGAAAACGCACCTGATTCAGGCCATTGGCAACTACGCCCGCCAGCACCACACGGCTGAAACCATCCGGTACGTCTCCAGCGAGCAGTTTACCAACGAGTTTGTGCAGGCCATCCAGCACAACCGCATCAATGAGTTCTCGCTTTTTTACCGACACATTGATCTGCTGATTGTCGACGATATTCAGTTCTTCGGCGGCAAAGAAAAAACGCAGGAAGAATTCTTTCACATTTTCAATGCGCTGCATCAGGGCGGCAAGCAGATTGTCCTCTCCGCCGACCGTCCGCCCCGAGATATTCCGGGGATCGAAGAGCGGCTGCTGTCTCGCTTTCAGTGGGGATTGATGGCGGACGTTCAACCACCAGATCTGGAAACGCGCATAGCTATTCTACGTCGCAAAGCTGAAGATGAAGGTATTGCCCTGAGCGACGATGTCATTGAGTTCATTGCCCATCACGTTAAAAGCAACTTCCGGGAACTGGAAGGCGCCCTGCTCCGACTGGTAGCCCATGCAGCCTACCATCGCCGAGAAATTGATCTGGCGCTTGCGCGCGAAGCGCTGCGCGACTTGATCAAAGAAAATCGGGTAACGCTGACCATCGAACAGATTCAGCAAATCGTCTGCGAATACTTCGACGTGGACCCTGATCTGGTCCGTTCCAAAACCCGGAAGCGTGAAATCGTCCAGGCGCGCCAGGTAGCGATGTACTTCTGCAAGCAGTTCACGCAGCACTCCCTGAAGTCTATCGGACTGCACTTTGGCGGGCGCGACCATTCCACAGTCATTCATGCCTGCCAGAGCGTGGAGAACCTGATGGAAACCGATCCAAAGTTTCGGGAAATAATAGAAGAGCTCCGGCACAAAATTTCGCTTTACAGTCGCTGA
- the rpmF gene encoding 50S ribosomal protein L32 → MANPKRRHSKSRTRKRRAVYYRRLVEAPLPLMECPNCGNMKLRHHACPSCGYYRGRKVVDVEEFA, encoded by the coding sequence ATGGCTAACCCGAAACGGAGACATTCAAAGTCGCGCACGCGGAAACGTCGGGCTGTCTATTATCGGCGGTTGGTGGAGGCGCCCTTGCCGCTCATGGAGTGCCCCAACTGTGGCAACATGAAATTGCGGCACCACGCCTGCCCTTCGTGTGGCTACTACCGGGGGCGCAAAGTGGTCGATGTGGAGGAGTTTGCCTGA
- the plsX gene encoding phosphate acyltransferase PlsX, whose translation MALRVAVDAMGGDAAPAVVVEGALQALDAAPERLEVQLYGPRAIVEAELEKRRALGREGLLLSDAPDVIGMAESPATAVKTKLRSSIHLGLQAVARGEADAFASAGNTGAVMAAALFILGRLPEVARPSVVGFFPTTRGRCLVLDIGTNVDCKPEHLLQFARMGVVFVERVWQVERPVVGLLNVGEEPGKGNALTKAAYELLQAAPDLNFRGNVEGRDLMHHAADVVVCDGFVGNVMLKVGESMVTAFVEMLRQEMQARGIDAVQQRQVLGLLRGVLRRFDYEEYGGAPLLGVNGAVVIGHGSSSARAIARMILAAAELVEQDVVRSIAEAFHPA comes from the coding sequence ATGGCCCTACGCGTTGCCGTCGATGCGATGGGAGGCGACGCCGCGCCTGCGGTGGTCGTGGAAGGGGCGCTGCAAGCGCTTGATGCAGCGCCCGAGCGTCTGGAAGTGCAACTCTACGGTCCCCGGGCTATCGTGGAGGCCGAACTGGAAAAGCGCCGGGCACTGGGACGGGAAGGCTTGCTGCTCAGCGATGCGCCGGATGTTATTGGCATGGCCGAGTCGCCTGCGACGGCTGTTAAAACCAAATTGCGCTCTTCGATTCATTTAGGATTACAGGCAGTTGCCCGGGGCGAGGCAGATGCCTTCGCCAGCGCCGGAAACACTGGGGCCGTTATGGCGGCTGCGCTTTTCATTCTCGGACGACTGCCTGAAGTAGCCCGCCCCTCGGTGGTCGGCTTTTTCCCTACGACACGCGGGCGCTGTCTGGTGCTCGACATCGGGACAAACGTTGACTGCAAGCCAGAGCATCTGTTGCAATTTGCCCGAATGGGCGTAGTATTCGTCGAGCGAGTCTGGCAGGTCGAGCGGCCAGTTGTCGGACTGTTGAACGTTGGCGAGGAGCCAGGCAAGGGCAACGCGCTTACCAAGGCAGCCTATGAACTGCTGCAGGCGGCGCCCGATCTGAACTTTCGGGGTAATGTAGAAGGCCGGGACCTGATGCACCACGCGGCCGATGTGGTTGTGTGTGACGGCTTTGTGGGCAATGTGATGTTGAAGGTGGGTGAAAGTATGGTAACGGCTTTTGTAGAAATGCTGCGCCAGGAAATGCAGGCGCGGGGCATAGATGCCGTCCAGCAGCGACAGGTCCTGGGATTACTTCGGGGCGTGCTGCGCCGATTTGATTACGAAGAGTACGGTGGAGCGCCTCTGCTGGGAGTCAATGGGGCGGTCGTGATCGGGCATGGCAGTTCTTCGGCCCGGGCGATAGCCCGCATGATTCTGGCTGCGGCCGAACTGGTTGAGCAGGACGTTGTACGCTCCATTGCCGAGGCCTTTCATCCCGCCTGA
- a CDS encoding DEAD/DEAH box helicase, protein MAEEPVRSSYTTVIDLTRRAQQKKQEAAARAREEPLPEVSLAELPERMQQAARAMGWTELMPVQRRTLPFLLAGRDVIVQSQTGSGKTGAFLLPLFERLDVALAQVQALILTPTRELARQIFETFERMKAGVQEAQSLRAVPVYGGVRYGPQLKALAQGAQVVVGTPGRVLDLIEQGAIRLAALKVLVFDEADEMLSMGFYPAMRQLKRYLPPTRSTSMFSATIPPRVQALAREFLKEPAFVSLSADQITAETIEHRYFIVPPMAKDRALVQLIELENPESAIIFANTKRDVEYLGQFLKNYGYNADAITGDLPQKQRERIMDQLRKGKLRLLIATDVAARGIDISDLSHVFMYDVPQDPEYYVHRSGRTGRVGKTGITIVLVTPLEEARLQAIARQYDIPLERRTLPTPETVAERVAERAVALLEDRYRERTSLDRERLARFVPLVTQLAQEEPELLAMLVDELYVQEGYRAGVRPQPELMQAAREKDTTFQKKRRRSRRKKS, encoded by the coding sequence ATGGCCGAAGAACCGGTTCGCTCGTCTTACACCACGGTTATCGACTTAACCCGACGCGCCCAGCAGAAAAAGCAAGAAGCTGCTGCGCGGGCAAGGGAGGAACCACTACCCGAAGTCTCGCTGGCGGAATTGCCGGAGCGGATGCAGCAGGCTGCTCGGGCGATGGGGTGGACCGAACTGATGCCGGTGCAGCGCCGAACGCTTCCCTTTCTGCTGGCGGGACGCGATGTGATTGTTCAGTCACAGACCGGTTCCGGCAAGACAGGCGCTTTTCTACTGCCCTTATTTGAACGGCTGGATGTTGCTCTGGCGCAGGTGCAGGCGCTGATCCTGACGCCGACGCGCGAACTGGCCAGGCAGATTTTTGAAACCTTCGAGCGGATGAAGGCGGGCGTGCAGGAGGCCCAATCGCTTCGTGCCGTGCCTGTCTATGGGGGCGTGCGGTATGGGCCTCAGCTTAAAGCGCTGGCGCAGGGGGCCCAGGTGGTGGTCGGCACGCCCGGACGCGTGCTGGATCTCATCGAGCAGGGAGCGATCCGACTAGCGGCTTTGAAGGTGCTTGTCTTCGATGAAGCTGATGAAATGCTTTCGATGGGATTTTATCCGGCTATGCGTCAGCTCAAGCGGTACCTGCCGCCCACGCGCAGCACCTCAATGTTCAGCGCCACCATCCCCCCGCGCGTACAGGCGCTGGCGCGCGAGTTTCTAAAAGAGCCTGCTTTTGTCTCGCTCAGCGCAGACCAGATCACGGCCGAGACCATCGAACATCGCTATTTTATTGTGCCGCCCATGGCAAAGGACCGGGCACTTGTGCAACTTATTGAACTGGAAAATCCAGAATCGGCGATCATTTTTGCCAATACGAAGCGGGACGTCGAGTATCTGGGGCAGTTTCTCAAGAACTACGGCTACAACGCAGATGCCATTACAGGCGATCTGCCCCAGAAACAGCGAGAGCGCATCATGGATCAGCTCCGGAAAGGAAAGCTTCGGCTCCTGATAGCCACGGACGTGGCGGCACGCGGCATTGATATTTCGGATCTGAGTCATGTATTCATGTACGACGTCCCGCAGGACCCGGAGTATTACGTGCACCGGTCGGGCCGCACAGGGCGAGTAGGAAAGACAGGCATCACGATTGTGCTGGTAACGCCGCTGGAAGAAGCACGGCTTCAGGCCATTGCGCGCCAGTACGACATTCCACTCGAAAGGAGAACGTTGCCGACTCCTGAGACTGTGGCAGAACGGGTGGCCGAACGCGCCGTTGCCCTGTTAGAAGATCGCTACCGGGAAAGAACCAGTCTGGACCGAGAACGGCTGGCGCGTTTTGTCCCGCTCGTTACTCAGTTGGCCCAGGAAGAACCTGAGCTGTTGGCTATGCTGGTTGATGAGTTATATGTGCAGGAGGGGTACCGTGCAGGCGTTCGCCCTCAGCCGGAACTCATGCAGGCTGCGAGGGAAAAAGACACCACGTTTCAGAAAAAGCGCCGGCGTTCCCGGCGAAAAAAGTCATGA
- a CDS encoding ChaN family lipoprotein, translating to MKRCILFITGFLFVAGIAAAQTQEAEPGLFTADGQPVSWDRLLEAAGAVEVVFLGEQHDDTVAHRRQLRVLEALQERYGQQRPLVLSLEMFERDVQLVLDEYRQGLIPETQFLNAARPWPNYKRDYRPLVEFARAHGWVILAANAPRRYVNRVRRLGREALEALSPQARGYLPPLPYPEPSDLYRRRFVALMRGVSHGSMQVDVEHLLQAQALWDATMAYSLAEHLMRQPEALIVHVTGAFHVEGRMGTPEMLQRYRPGTRMLVVVLRPAADPLRFDPAQHMGLGDFIWLTPAPKSSARP from the coding sequence ATGAAGCGTTGTATTCTTTTCATCACGGGTTTCCTGTTCGTCGCAGGAATAGCAGCGGCGCAGACGCAAGAGGCTGAGCCCGGACTGTTTACCGCCGATGGTCAACCGGTTTCATGGGATCGGTTGCTGGAAGCGGCTGGCGCTGTCGAGGTAGTTTTCCTGGGCGAACAGCATGACGATACGGTGGCGCATCGGCGGCAACTGCGCGTGCTTGAGGCGCTTCAAGAACGCTATGGCCAGCAGCGGCCGCTAGTGCTTTCCCTGGAGATGTTTGAGCGCGACGTGCAGCTCGTGCTGGACGAATACCGACAAGGGCTGATCCCGGAGACGCAGTTTTTAAATGCAGCCCGACCCTGGCCAAACTATAAGCGGGACTATCGGCCGCTGGTGGAGTTTGCCCGAGCGCACGGATGGGTAATCCTGGCAGCCAATGCGCCCCGCCGCTACGTGAACCGCGTGCGCCGTCTGGGACGTGAGGCGCTGGAAGCTCTCTCGCCGCAGGCACGGGGCTATCTGCCACCGCTGCCTTATCCTGAGCCGTCGGATTTGTATCGGCGCCGCTTTGTGGCCTTGATGCGGGGCGTTTCGCATGGCAGCATGCAGGTTGACGTAGAACACTTGCTCCAGGCTCAGGCGCTCTGGGATGCTACGATGGCCTATTCGCTGGCCGAGCATCTCATGCGACAGCCCGAGGCACTTATCGTGCACGTAACAGGAGCCTTTCATGTCGAAGGGCGAATGGGTACGCCCGAAATGTTGCAGCGCTACCGACCGGGTACGCGGATGCTGGTGGTCGTGCTTCGGCCCGCTGCCGATCCCTTGCGCTTTGATCCGGCCCAACATATGGGGCTGGGTGACTTTATCTGGCTGACGCCGGCTCCAAAGAGCTCGGCTCGCCCGTAA
- a CDS encoding zinc ribbon domain-containing protein — MRECPACALPVADEKASVCPYCGYEFPTAAPGQRVVAWLMILLLLSSGLYALLAWLLR; from the coding sequence ATGCGGGAGTGTCCTGCCTGTGCGTTGCCGGTAGCAGACGAAAAGGCCTCGGTCTGCCCCTATTGTGGCTATGAGTTCCCGACAGCTGCTCCCGGACAGCGGGTCGTGGCCTGGCTTATGATCTTGCTGCTGCTGAGCTCCGGGCTCTATGCGCTACTGGCCTGGCTCCTTCGGTGA
- a CDS encoding type 1 glutamine amidotransferase, translated as MHLHVLQHVPFEGPAHIAHWAQQRGHRLSFTRFYADETLPAPEAVEGVVVMGGPMGVYEEDRYPWLRDEKAFLQAVLQAGRPVVGVCLGAQLLAEVLGGRVYPGPQPEIGWFPVRLTPQGRRHRLMREVPDELIVFHWHGDTFELPPGAVHLMESAACAHQAFVWNDQALGLQFHLEMTPASVRALVQAGQAELEAARSRSAFVQTPEELLQHPAEAYRPLHEVLERLLDRVLGAQ; from the coding sequence ATGCATCTGCACGTACTGCAACACGTTCCCTTTGAAGGACCTGCGCACATTGCCCATTGGGCGCAGCAGCGGGGGCATCGCCTGTCGTTTACGCGCTTCTACGCAGATGAAACGCTGCCTGCCCCAGAGGCGGTCGAAGGCGTAGTGGTGATGGGAGGACCGATGGGCGTGTATGAGGAGGATCGGTATCCGTGGCTTCGTGATGAAAAGGCATTTTTGCAGGCTGTACTTCAGGCCGGCCGACCGGTGGTAGGGGTATGCCTGGGAGCGCAACTGCTAGCTGAAGTGCTGGGCGGGCGCGTCTATCCCGGACCGCAACCTGAGATCGGGTGGTTTCCGGTGCGGCTTACGCCGCAGGGGCGCCGCCATCGGCTGATGAGAGAGGTGCCTGATGAGCTTATCGTGTTTCACTGGCACGGCGATACGTTCGAGCTACCACCGGGTGCCGTGCACCTTATGGAAAGCGCGGCCTGTGCGCACCAGGCCTTTGTCTGGAACGACCAGGCGCTCGGGCTCCAGTTTCATCTGGAAATGACGCCAGCAAGCGTGCGTGCGCTCGTGCAGGCCGGGCAGGCAGAGCTCGAAGCGGCCCGGAGTCGCTCGGCTTTTGTGCAAACGCCGGAGGAGCTCCTGCAGCACCCGGCCGAAGCGTACCGACCACTGCACGAAGTGCTGGAACGGCTGCTCGACCGGGTGCTGGGAGCTCAGTAG
- the fabD gene encoding ACP S-malonyltransferase, with translation MAQAWLFPGQGSQRVGMAQDLLERFPEARARLEAADRLLGFSLTAYMFGARAEDPQAATAALAQTDITQPALFVHSLAAVAVLEAAGQRPEAVAGHSLGEYSALAAAGVLSFEDGLRLVRLRGQLMAEAGRKQPGTMAAILGLDDEEVEAVCRDVEAEGGGLVQPANYNAPGQVVISGEVAAVERAAEKARARGARRVVMLPVSGAFHSPLMEEASRRLAEAIAKVPMQAPRCPVYLNVTAAATTDPEEIRARLAEQMLAPVRFTQILHRMQADGITAFLEVGPGNVLTGLVRRTLGRNVQVGTAGTAEELETLLQQTS, from the coding sequence ATGGCACAGGCCTGGCTGTTCCCCGGACAGGGATCCCAGCGGGTGGGGATGGCGCAAGACCTGCTGGAGCGGTTCCCAGAAGCACGGGCACGTCTGGAAGCGGCCGATCGGTTGCTGGGGTTTTCGTTGACGGCGTACATGTTTGGCGCGCGCGCAGAGGATCCCCAGGCGGCTACAGCAGCGCTGGCGCAGACAGATATCACGCAGCCCGCGCTTTTTGTGCATAGCCTGGCTGCTGTGGCCGTCCTTGAGGCGGCCGGTCAGCGTCCCGAGGCAGTAGCCGGCCACAGCCTGGGCGAGTACAGCGCTCTGGCAGCGGCTGGCGTCCTGTCGTTTGAAGACGGATTGCGACTGGTGCGCTTGCGGGGACAGCTCATGGCTGAAGCGGGCCGAAAGCAGCCCGGCACCATGGCGGCCATTCTGGGACTGGACGATGAGGAGGTCGAAGCCGTGTGCCGTGATGTAGAGGCCGAAGGAGGCGGCCTGGTGCAGCCGGCTAACTACAATGCGCCGGGCCAGGTAGTTATCTCAGGCGAGGTGGCGGCGGTCGAACGCGCAGCCGAGAAGGCGCGGGCGCGAGGGGCTCGGCGGGTCGTGATGCTGCCGGTCAGCGGGGCCTTTCACTCTCCACTCATGGAGGAGGCCAGCCGACGGCTGGCCGAGGCGATTGCTAAAGTGCCAATGCAGGCGCCGCGTTGTCCTGTCTACTTGAACGTAACGGCAGCAGCTACTACCGATCCCGAAGAGATTCGCGCCCGGCTTGCTGAGCAAATGCTGGCACCGGTACGGTTTACGCAAATCCTGCATCGCATGCAGGCGGACGGCATCACGGCATTTCTGGAGGTCGGGCCCGGCAATGTGCTGACAGGCCTGGTGCGACGCACACTGGGACGCAACGTGCAGGTAGGCACTGCGGGAACGGCCGAGGAACTGGAAACCCTGCTGCAGCAAACATCTTGA
- a CDS encoding beta-ketoacyl-ACP synthase III, protein MPYAAITAVGHFLPEDRLTNADLEQMVDTSDEWIRARTGIRERRILRDPTKATSYMATAAARECLQKRGMDPEEVELIIVATVTPDMFFPATACLVQANLGARNAWGFDFSAACSGFLFALSTAARFIESGKHERVLVIGADKMSTITDYTDRNNCILFGDAAAAVLLEPDPECGLIDSVEYCDGRNWELLCMLGGGSLNPPTHETVDRKMHYLHQEGRSVFKLAVEGMAQVAVEIMQRNNLTADDVRYLVPHQANFRIIDATARRMGLSADKVMVNIDRYGNTTAATIPLCLYDWERQLRRGDNLILAAFGGGFTWGAIYLKWAYDGDQVAVAAETTTETSVVNA, encoded by the coding sequence ATGCCGTATGCAGCCATTACCGCTGTTGGCCATTTCCTGCCGGAAGATCGGCTGACCAATGCCGACTTGGAGCAAATGGTTGACACAAGCGACGAATGGATCCGCGCGCGTACCGGAATCCGGGAACGGCGTATCCTGCGGGATCCCACAAAGGCCACTTCCTACATGGCAACAGCGGCAGCCCGCGAGTGCCTGCAAAAGCGGGGGATGGATCCAGAAGAGGTTGAGTTGATCATCGTGGCGACCGTCACGCCCGACATGTTCTTCCCGGCAACGGCCTGTCTGGTGCAGGCCAACCTGGGCGCACGAAACGCCTGGGGGTTCGATTTTTCGGCCGCGTGTAGTGGGTTTCTGTTCGCCCTGTCGACAGCCGCTCGTTTTATCGAAAGTGGAAAGCATGAGCGGGTATTGGTGATCGGGGCCGACAAGATGAGTACAATCACCGATTATACGGACCGCAACAACTGTATTCTGTTTGGCGATGCTGCTGCTGCAGTGCTGCTGGAGCCTGACCCCGAGTGTGGCCTGATCGATTCGGTCGAATATTGCGACGGCCGAAACTGGGAATTGCTCTGCATGCTGGGAGGCGGTAGCTTAAATCCGCCTACTCATGAGACGGTGGACCGAAAGATGCATTATCTCCATCAGGAGGGACGGTCGGTCTTCAAGCTGGCCGTCGAAGGCATGGCGCAGGTGGCCGTCGAAATTATGCAGCGCAATAACCTGACGGCCGACGACGTCCGCTATCTGGTGCCCCACCAGGCTAACTTCCGCATCATTGATGCAACAGCCCGCCGCATGGGCCTTTCGGCCGATAAGGTTATGGTCAACATCGACCGCTATGGCAACACGACCGCAGCTACTATTCCGCTCTGCTTGTATGACTGGGAGCGGCAATTGCGGCGCGGCGACAATCTGATCCTGGCTGCTTTCGGCGGCGGCTTTACCTGGGGCGCCATCTATTTGAAATGGGCCTATGACGGGGATCAGGTGGCAGTAGCCGCTGAGACCACCACGGAAACATCTGTCGTAAACGCTTGA
- a CDS encoding YceD family protein: protein MVRIELAALREGFQRLELTPSAEALDLDPQVFEDIRVELQLTYEDGRLLVQLWAGATATLECDRTLELFKQSIEGAYSLFYAPPGATVRRDDVEEFRELRASDRFVDLTDVVRDTLLLAIPMRKVKPGAESIPIPTQFGAPAAPEDAPVDPRWEALRKLRNL from the coding sequence ATGGTGCGGATTGAACTAGCCGCCCTGCGCGAAGGATTTCAGCGGCTGGAGCTGACGCCCTCGGCGGAGGCGCTGGACCTGGACCCTCAAGTGTTTGAGGATATTCGCGTAGAGCTACAGCTTACCTACGAAGACGGTCGGCTGCTGGTGCAGCTCTGGGCAGGGGCTACAGCCACGCTGGAGTGCGACCGCACCCTGGAGCTGTTCAAGCAGTCCATTGAAGGCGCTTACTCACTATTCTATGCGCCTCCCGGGGCAACGGTGCGGCGAGATGATGTGGAGGAATTTCGCGAGCTGCGCGCCTCGGATCGGTTCGTGGATCTGACCGACGTGGTGCGGGATACGCTGCTGCTGGCGATTCCCATGCGTAAGGTAAAACCAGGCGCTGAATCCATACCGATTCCTACCCAGTTTGGCGCGCCGGCAGCGCCCGAAGATGCTCCCGTAGATCCTCGCTGGGAAGCTCTGAGAAAACTCCGAAATCTTTGA